The window GCGATTCTTTAGTGTTATCGCCGTAAGGGTGCCTGGAAATCATAATCGAATCGGCATTTTTAGGGGTGGCACCGGTTATTAGCGGGTAGGAATACATACCCACGTTGGCCACAAAAGCCGTTTTTTTATCGGGGCTTAAAGCCAGGCCAAATGGCTGGCGTCCTACGTTGACAGATGCGGTTATTTTTTTTGTTGCCAGGTTAATCCGCACCATGCGGAAGTTTCCTCTGTCCAGCACCAGTAACTCATTTTTATCGGCATTAAATAGCAGGTCGGATGTGAAGCTGTCGTCATAATCTTTATCGCCAACGCGGCCATTTAATGATAGCGAATCGGTTTTTATGAACTTTTCAACATCGTACACAATCACAGCGCCATTATCGCCACCACTCAGGTACAATGTTTTTGAATCGGGAGAAAAGGCTACACCCAAAAACGAACCGTTAGATAAAGGGGAAGTTATCTTTTTATCGTATGAGGGTACCCTTAGGCTGCCCATAGTGGCAATATCGATAAGGGTGATAACACCATTATGCAGCGTTACCGCTTTTTTGCCATCGGGCGATACAGATAAGCCAAAAGGATCATGCGTTATGCGAATGGTTTGCCCGGCGGGTGTAATTAACCTGCCGCTGGGTAAAACAGATACGCCGGCAGTATCTATTTTACAGTATTGATCAATCCCCGGCACCTGTAAAATGTTTACCTGCTGCTTTTGGGCAAAGGCGTTAGGCATAAGCCCAATGCCCATTGCTAATGATAAAAGAAACTTGTTTTTAACTGGCATAGATAAATTGTTTTTAACCAAACAAAGGCCCCCGTTTGATGAGGGCCTTTGCAAAGTTGAGGTTAATAATTTTTATTTAAGAATGTACATTTTACCATTAATGTCATCATTGCCGCTATATTGATCGGCTAATGCTTTGTTATAATTAACAGCATTTGAAGTACGCTCAGAACCTGGATACTGGAAACGCAACGCTATACGGCCGCTATTACCTGTACCCGGACCAGTTGTAAACGTTGGCACACCGGTACGGCGGTAGTTGTAGTAGGCCTCTAAACCCGAGTGGCGGAACAACGCCAGGTATTTTTGCTGTAATATTTTGGTAAGCCCCGCAGCATCGGCAGTATACTTAACGCCGGCCTGTGCATAGTAGTTAGCCCAATCAACATTAATAGTATAGTTGTCATAATTTGCCGGGTTTGCAGTACTTGTTGATCCCGGACGGTAGAAAGAGGCTGTGAAAGTACCTGTTCCTGTTGGGATGCTGTAATAAGCAAAAGATGCCTGGATGCCTTTGATATAATAATCTTCGGCGTTACCGGTTGCCCAGCCGCGATTAATACCTTCGGCGATGTTAAACATCAGTTCCGGGTAGCCAACCTGGATGCTTGGTTCGCCGGTAAAGGTAGAGTAATAACGTTTACGGTTCAGGAATGAATATTTCTGCAAGCCGGCATTGTTGTACATGTCACCTAAATCCAATCCTGGGTCGGCACCGATGAATGACGAAAACGCCGTAGGGCTTTGGTGCAGGTTATCAACATTATAACGGGCAGGCTCGGCGGTTACAAATACGCGCGGGTCTTGTAAGCTTGTTAATAAACCAATATAAGTAGCCGAAGTGTTTTGCCTTGAACCGTTTTGACCAAAGTTATCAGGTGTTTGCGGATAGTAATTGGTAGGCACTAAAAAAGTGTATTGCATGTTATCGGCAGCGCTGGTCATTACAGGATATTTGGTCGGGTTGCCAACAACGGTAGCAAACTGGGCTGCAACATCAATATCGCCGGCTTTTTTACTTAGTTGTACCAATAACCTTATCCTGAACGAGTTTACTACTTTTTGCCATGCGGCCAGGCTATTGCCCAGGTAAATGTCGCCTGCAAAAGTGGTGTTGCCTGATGCAATCAGCGAGCTCATATCGGCATTAGCGCTTTCTAACCATGCTAACGACTGTGTCATTACCGTTTTTTGAGTATCATAAGCAGGTGTAAGGTTTTTTTCGCCCTGTAAAGCCTGGGTCATAGGGATATCGCCTTCTTCCATGCTCATTTTGCTAAAAAGGTAAGCCCTGAAAAATTTACCCAAAGCGCTGTATGGATTAACAGCCGGGGCACCGGCTTTAACAGCCTGATCTTCCATTGCTACAACGTTTTTTAGTGTAGTATAGTAATTATCGCCGCTGCCAAAATCATAACGGTTGTTACCGTAATAATCGTAGTTGTAAATATAGTATTGGCCGTAAATTTCCTTTGATCCATCCGGAAATTCGGCAATGTTGTTTAATATGCCGTTTAAAAGGAGCGAAGCAGGTACCGAGTTTGGTACGTTTTGATTAACTGTTAATTCCTGGAAACTCTTTTTACAGCTGGTTACTGTCAGTATCATGAATACCGGCAGTAAGTAAATTTTAAATATCTTTTTCATATTCATCTGTAGTTTAGAATGATAAATTTAAGTTGAAGCCATAGCTACGTACAGTTGGCGACTGTAATACAGTTTGAGCCTGGGCACCGTTGTATTGGTCAAGATCCACATCCTTAAAGCGTTTGTCTTTGTAGAAATACAACAGGTTGCGGCCGTAAAGCGATGCAGAGATTTTCTGGATAAAGCTTTTTTGCAACCATGCTTTAGGGAAATCGTAGCTAAAAGTTACTTCGCGTAGTTTGGTGAAGGTTTTATCCATCAGGTTTGACTCATCTACGTTGTAATATTTACTTACGTAATCCTGTACAAACGCCTTTTGTTTATTATTAGAAAACTGTAAGGCACTGTAATTTAGAATAGCACCTGTTTTTGAATCAAGGTTGATAGGAACTGGCTTGCCATCGCTACCAACGTTTGATACATATACACCAGGGCCTACATAGGTACCGTTGTAACCTGCCACACCAAAGTTTTTCCAATCCTGGTAACGGGCATCACCTAAAGCGCCTGTTGCGGTTTCGATGTTAGCACCACCACGCATTGTTTTATTGTGCATGTAATCAATAATAACACCACCAACAGCACCATCAAACTGAAAGCCCATGCTGAAGTTTTTGTAACGGATTTTGTTGGCAATGCTCCAGTTGTAGTTAGCATTTTCGTGACCTAATACCTGCCCGCCAACTGAAAGTGGCTTACCTGCCGCGTCGTTGATGATCTGGCCATCTTTTGTCCTTAAAAATTTGCTGCCGCGCAATATGTCGGTGCGGTCGCCTACACTATAGTAGCCTAAGTAAGTACCATTTTGGCCGGGAGGCAATTCTTTAAATACCTCTTTATTGTTGGCAACGTTTACCAAAATATTCCAGGTAAAGCCACCAAGGTTTTTAACCGGGGTACCTTCTAATGATCCTTCATAACCAGAACGTTTGGTTTTTAGCGCGTTTAGATATAACGTGGTATAACCAGAGGCTGTTGAAATTGCACTTGGGAAAATCCTTGGTCCGTCAATGTATTGGAACGCGCTGGCGCTAAAGCCTAAGCGGTTTTGCAGGAATTTAATATCAAAACCTTCTTCGTAGTTTACACGGGTAGATGTTTTGATATTGTTGGCATACAGGTAATCTGTTGCATAACCTGCTGTTTGGCTATTGTAAGGCTTGCTGGTTTGGAAAGATGTGTTCAATGAATAATCAGGGCCGTTATATGGCGATGTATAAGTAGAGCCATAACCCAGCGGGTTGTTAAACAATGAAGCACCTGTGCTGCCACCAAAAGCGGTAATAGAGCTGAAAGGGGCGGGGCCAATTGTCGAGCTTGATGCATCAGCCTTTACGTTTGCGTATGATCCGCGTAATTTCAGGAAGGAAATTACACTTGGCAGCGGGATATAGTCTGAAACTACAGTTGCAACCGATACACTTGGATAAGTGTAGGTAGTTGGCACCTGGAATGCGCTGGTATGATCGCTACGATAGGTAGCAGATAGGGTAGCATATTTACCAAAAGATGCATCTAACGAAGCGTAGTAACTAAATACACGCTCAGATGATTGGAAGCTTGTAGCCTGTATAGGGTTTTTTGAGTTGCTGAAAGCATAAACCTCGGGCACGTTCAAATAATCTGTGGATACCCAGCTTGAGTTATAAGACATGGTGCGCAGGTT is drawn from Mucilaginibacter ginsenosidivorax and contains these coding sequences:
- a CDS encoding SusD/RagB family nutrient-binding outer membrane lipoprotein, translated to MKKIFKIYLLPVFMILTVTSCKKSFQELTVNQNVPNSVPASLLLNGILNNIAEFPDGSKEIYGQYYIYNYDYYGNNRYDFGSGDNYYTTLKNVVAMEDQAVKAGAPAVNPYSALGKFFRAYLFSKMSMEEGDIPMTQALQGEKNLTPAYDTQKTVMTQSLAWLESANADMSSLIASGNTTFAGDIYLGNSLAAWQKVVNSFRIRLLVQLSKKAGDIDVAAQFATVVGNPTKYPVMTSAADNMQYTFLVPTNYYPQTPDNFGQNGSRQNTSATYIGLLTSLQDPRVFVTAEPARYNVDNLHQSPTAFSSFIGADPGLDLGDMYNNAGLQKYSFLNRKRYYSTFTGEPSIQVGYPELMFNIAEGINRGWATGNAEDYYIKGIQASFAYYSIPTGTGTFTASFYRPGSTSTANPANYDNYTINVDWANYYAQAGVKYTADAAGLTKILQQKYLALFRHSGLEAYYNYRRTGVPTFTTGPGTGNSGRIALRFQYPGSERTSNAVNYNKALADQYSGNDDINGKMYILK
- a CDS encoding SusC/RagA family TonB-linked outer membrane protein, giving the protein MNKFYQRLKTVITVLLFCIAPSILLAQSKISGTVTDENHLPVPGVSVRIKEQNKGTVTDIEGRYIITASQGQTLSFSFIGYTTQSVVVADKLIINVSLTGDSKTLNEVVVTALGVKKETRRVGYATQTVQGDALTTARDPNPIAGLIGKVAGVSVGPSAELLGNPNVLIRGNQVSLYVVDGFPINTDTYNISPDDIETYTVLKGPAAAALYGSRAQYGAILITTKKGDKNKKGLTVDINSSTVLNSGFLAFPRTQNTFGPGENTFYEFVDGKGGAPGGVDGDYDVWGPYFNGQLIPQYDSPIVNGVRQGTPWIARGKNNLKNFLKVGSQTNNNVALGVVGDNYTTRFSVSQQHQTSYIPSQYLNIANANLYASFTPTPKLTFEGNIDFNRQSTDNFPDVQYGPNSIIYNISIWTGADWDVNAPDIKAIWQPGKTGVQSQFEEYQRYHNPYLLTQKWTRGHYKNDTYGYLGGTYKFNDNLNLRLRSQIDTYNILRTEDLPFSAHPYGREGNQGDYREDRRDLFDNNTELILNYNYTIKNFLNLSGLVGSNLRTMSYNSSWVSTDYLNVPEVYAFSNSKNPIQATSFQSSERVFSYYASLDASFGKYATLSATYRSDHTSAFQVPTTYTYPSVSVATVVSDYIPLPSVISFLKLRGSYANVKADASSSTIGPAPFSSITAFGGSTGASLFNNPLGYGSTYTSPYNGPDYSLNTSFQTSKPYNSQTAGYATDYLYANNIKTSTRVNYEEGFDIKFLQNRLGFSASAFQYIDGPRIFPSAISTASGYTTLYLNALKTKRSGYEGSLEGTPVKNLGGFTWNILVNVANNKEVFKELPPGQNGTYLGYYSVGDRTDILRGSKFLRTKDGQIINDAAGKPLSVGGQVLGHENANYNWSIANKIRYKNFSMGFQFDGAVGGVIIDYMHNKTMRGGANIETATGALGDARYQDWKNFGVAGYNGTYVGPGVYVSNVGSDGKPVPINLDSKTGAILNYSALQFSNNKQKAFVQDYVSKYYNVDESNLMDKTFTKLREVTFSYDFPKAWLQKSFIQKISASLYGRNLLYFYKDKRFKDVDLDQYNGAQAQTVLQSPTVRSYGFNLNLSF